The DNA region TGTACACAAAGAAAGATGGTTTTGAAAATATTATATGCATATGAGCATATCATTCCaggaaaaaaatcaaactttatTCATGGAATTGTTCTGCTGGCTACTGCATTAATCAATTTATCAGTCTGATTTAAGTTTAATGTAGGTCCAATTTCATGGTTGATGGAATCCTCATATACATTTCTATTAGTAGATAATTTGGACTTGATgaataaagaagaaaacaatttgAGATGCTAAATTAACTTCTTTGTCCAATTTGACCACAAGAATTTTGGAGATGCAATCGGGATATGTTTTTCATTGTAGATCCCCATGTTGCTCTGTAGCAGAGACGTgtagaaaatattatttaatcttTGTCCACTTTTGTGGAAACTTTATCTAGGGTATCAATTTTGTGATGCACTAAATGTAGAGATGAAACTGCTCTATTTCATCatgaaattaataaaaacattTAATCATTTCTGAGGagagaaattcaaaataatGCTTTATCAACTCTCTTGGAAAACCAGATTCTTAGTTCTTTATCATTCTCTTTTCTTCCTAGGCGGAACATTTAGAATTTTTTGAATAGTTTGATTATTTCCTGCCCAGGTTTTTTCATTTGAATTGCAACCaactatttatttattgtttatttcatattttatcaGGTTATTTTTGTCCCTGATTACAATGTCAGTGTTGCGGAGATGCTTATTCCAGCTAGTGAATTGTCACAGCATATCAGGTAGCTCTATTTCTTGTAGTTAATTTGCTTTATACCTTGTGTTGCATGATTTTACTCATGTAAGTGGTGCTATACATTTACTAATTCAGctgatatattaaaataattaacgtAATATTATCTTCTATACTAATCATCAGCtgttcaaattttgacatgagtagcttgaaatataaattttttttaattacatgAAATTGTTTAATATTCATACACAGATCAATATGTTGCTCGTAAAAACAACTGCTGTTAAATATTTTGAGCATGGAAAATTGAAAAACTTTTGTTGAAGATAAGTATTTAGAAATTTTCAAAGGTGTTTCAGTAATGTGTTCAGACATATTACAAATGCATCCCAGGTTTGTCGAGAAAGTACTGAGAGAAGTTTCTGGTATTTGGCCATTTTATCCTGACATGCAAGTCCTCTCCCAATAAGATTGTAATATGCTGAGTGTCAGAATCTGATAAGCAACAAAGCATCCCTTGAAATACTGGTGTTTCATAGGAACATGCTGTTGGAGCCATGGTTATTTCCTGGATTGCCTGTGTAGATTGGGATCAGTTTCAAAGAATCCCAGAAAACAGAACCAAGGTTTCTCCGAAAGAGAACAAGATTTCAAAATTGAGAACATAAGCCTGTTTAATGTTGCTAGTCTTCTAAATAAAATCAACCCATATGCTCAGATTTAGTTTACTGGGCTGAATGATGTGTATATACCAAAAATATTGACACTTGACAACTATTAACGGATTTACTGATATGGACAAATCATTTTTCTGTACATAAAGCAGAGGGTATGACTCAGGTTCAATTGTGAAGAATATGTTTATAGATTAggggaaaaaaattaatcttgaaGAATTCAGTCAATTACTGTTAGAGTTGCATTTAACAAGTCAAGATTTTAGGATGATTGGTTCTTGAAATATGAAATGCAATTAAAGCCTCTGACCTAATGGTCAACAATATGATTCTCAGCACTCCAATTTCATTCAATTAATTTGTCAGCACAAGTTGTCATTTGCAATGCATTGTCAGCTTACCAACTCCAAAGGGATGCATGATTTGGGGGTGGTAGGAGGTTTTGACAAATGGCAATAACAAATCAGTTCTAACCTCAGAATATTGTTCTCCaaatttcttatttctttttaaaaaaatatcattattttgtttttcctaTGAAATTTTGAGTATTTGTGCACTGCCTAATTAATATGTTCTGTTTATTTCCTGTAGTACTGCTGGAATGGAGGCGAGTGGAACTAGCAACATGAAATTTGCAATGAATGGATGCATACTGATTGGAACTTTAGATGGTGCCAATGTTGAAATAAGGGAAGAGGTTGGTGCAGACAACTTCTTCCTCTTTGGTGCCAAGGCTCATGAAATTGCTGGGCTGAGGAAAGAAAGAGCCGAGGGAAAGGTTTGTCTTAATACCAATTTGTGCATTTTAATTACCATGGAATATAATGTCATCCTGGTTGTAGCATACCAGCATCGAACTAAAATTCCACAGTTGAAGTTTCAAATATCGAtaatatttcaattttcaaaagtaattCAAGTTATTATTCCTGACAAAGGAGTTCCTAACATAATCTCGTTCAAGTCGTTCAAGTTAATGATTCCTGCCAATGTTGGTTCTTAAATTTAGTTTGTCCCTGATCCACAATTCGAAGAAGTTAAAGAATTCGTCAGAAGTGGTGTTTTTGGATCTTACAACTATGATGAAATGATTGGATCCTTAGAAGGAAATGAAGGTTTTGGTCGAGCAGATTACTTTCTTGTGGGGAAGGACTTCCCCAGCTACATAGAATGCCAAGAGAAGGTTGATGAAGCTTATAGGGACCAAAAAGTAAGTTTATTGActgttttcaaatttcacatgCTAGCCAATTGTAGAAGCATGCAAGCAATTTATGAATTCTATTTACTTGTCATATAGTTTAATAGTCCAGGATTGTTCCTTCATGCAACTTAATGCCATGATAATTTTAGTATTAAGTATTAACTACACAAATGGCGTTATTGCCCGCATTTAAAGTCCCTCATGCATCAACTTTCTGTACGAGTTGATCAAGCATAAACCATACAAGAAGCTAGTTTCTTTTATGTTATCTTTGgcattaaaatttttaaatcatGTGTGGGTGCAGCTATGGACGAGAATGTCAATATTGAATACAGCAGGCTCACCCAAGTTTAGCAGCGACCGCACCATTCATGAGTATGCCAGGGATATATGGAACATTGAGCCAGTAAAATTGCCGTAGAGGAGAGTTATTCTACTAGCAGAGAATTGGTGCCATGTGGTAATGTGATCACAGTTTAAGCTAAGTTATTACttgtaccaaaaaataaatagaagttCTTGCGAAAAAAGGCGCTTGGTGGCCGAAATAAGCCTGCATTTCTGTAGTGCAATGTACCCACCAAAATAAGCCTGCATTTCTGTAATATAATGTACTGTGTTTATCAAGTTCGACTGTTGCCCAAATGACATGGCAAATGCAAGGTAAACTTGGGACCGAGTAGGATGTATTTGGATTCAAGTTGAGATTGACTTAAACACACATTCAAGCCAAGGGAAAAAGAGGTTCCTTTCACATTTGCATTTACTCCATTGGAATTTATGTTTTTCTGCTGAGATTGTCTCTTAACGTGTGTGAACGGCATACTAAACACAGTAAAACAGGTCAATGAATTCGGTATCAGATTATTTTAAGTCGACCCTCATGGTCCTTTAACTGTCTCCCGCTTCATTTCTTAAGCCCTGCCTTAGGTTTGATTGTCCTAGACCATGTAATATAATAATCTATGTGCAGATGATTATGCAGACAGTTTGGTTTATTTACcttaagtagttgttttttaCAAGACCTGAATTACTAATAGCAAATTAAGAAGAAAAGAGTTACATGTTCTAAGTACAAGCCGAAGAAATTTACCTTGTTTTGCCAATAATGAAGATTTTCTGTGCATTTTTCATGTCTTTAAGCATCAAATCAAGTCTTTTTGGTATATGACATGTCCATTTATTCTATATATACACCAGAGAGGATCTACAATTACAAAATTTATAGTGTGTGCCATGATCTCTGTATTCATGACAGTGCCCCCATGCAATGGAATATAAAAGCACTAAATAACTGCCATTTCCATCACATTTTGATAAATCTGAGATTCACATAGAAGACTACACCTACAAGCTCCATAAAATTCAAATTCTAATAATGACAAAAGAAGAACATACAAGAGTGAGTCTTTGTTACTTGTCTTGTAAATTAGAGGTGTTATAATGCTATTGACATTGTTACGTCAATCCAAAATCGTAAGTGCAAATAAAGCTGAATCCTTCAAAAAACTAATAAAtgaaatgatttaaaaaaatcatcctTCAATGACCAGAGGAGCTTCTACGATAAAATTTCACAATATCCTAACCTAAATAGTGTTATTAAGTAGACTCTCCCAAAAACTTTGTTGCCTCTGCATCTCGTCAGCTCTAGCATTCTGTACAGGATCAGCAACACCACTTGTGGCAGAAAATTCACCAGAACCAGAGGAGCAAAACTTCAAACTTTTGTCAACAAGTTGATCATCGTTAACCTCACTCAATGGAGACAAATTTTCAGAAAAACTAGATAAGTGAGTTGCATTTGAGGTTTTATTTGCAGACTGGATTGGCTGGACGAATGGATAAGAACCACTACTTCCTCCCATGTTCAAACTAGCCGGATTAGGTGAATTTTTGAGACTCAGTTTAAAtttctgcaaaaaaaaaaatttatttatttagtatGCATACATAAGAGAAAATACAAAAGATTTttaaattatcattaattgTCCAAAAACTCAGGTTAAAATTGAAACTAAAAGGAAGAGGACATTTGCATTCTAAGTATGAATTTGTACCTGCAGATGACTAGCTACATGTTGCTTTGAAAGGCCTTCAACATTCATCAATTTAAGTATTTTCTTAGGAACAGCCCCTGCAATAACAGTTGAAAAAAGCACCATATTAGGATCATATTCATATTTATACTATAGAGATATCAGTGTCAGATGTCGACATTTCAATTCATGCTTTAAGTCAAACAAAATATTTGTATATATTCATTTTCACATAAATAAACTTACTGTCAAAACCCAATTGCTGAACTGCAGCAACAAATTTAGAATGCAAATCAGTAGTCCAAACCAAACGAGCCTTCTTCCGAGATGACTGTTCATCGTCTTCTTTTAGTTTCTCATCCTCACTTAGTTCCTTCCTTTTCTGACTCATTCTATTTTCTGATACAGTGCAACCATAACTACTACCTTCTCCAGCAACATTGCAGGTTTTATCCTTATTGGCAGCTTGATTCTGATCACTACCAATCATCTTCTTGCGCACGACATGTTGCCATATGTTCTTCATCTCTTCCATACGAATAGGTTTCAATAGATAGTCACACGCGCCGTACACAACACAACTCATCACCAGTTCTTTGTCATTGTGTCCCGACAACACTAGATTATAACATAAAAGACAAGAAAAAGCAAAAGTTAGTTTAATCTCTCTTAACCAAATATTCATCCCCATTAATTATTAATAGTAAATATCAATTAAGAGGTAATGACTTACTTATAACAGGAATGTCCATCATTTCAAGTCCCAGTTTCTTAAGAAGATAAAAACCATCCATGTCTGGCTTATTTACAGCAGTAATCACCAGGTCAAAGTTATTTCTGTTTCTCCTCAAAATTTCAAGTGCCATAATTGAGTGAGTAGTAGTAGTAACTGCAACAAGTAACATCAAAGAGATTTGGTTAGGGAAAAGGATTCATCACCCAAATACAAAAGCTTAAGGAGGAATTGAATTGATAACTCTAATTAGTGTAACGTGCCACCCAAGAAAACCAgcttataataattaaaaatctcATGTTTAGTATAAACTCTGAATTGATAATCAAGAAAATTACTGTGTATACATAATTACAAGGAACCCAAAAACATCAAAGATTCTAATAGCTTTAAGATAATGGGCAAAATCGAATTGAAAGAATTAAAAGTTAAAGCAGAAAGGCAAAGGGGACGAACCATTATAGTTGCATTTGCGAAGAAGGTTCTCCAACACTCTGAGACAAGCTTGGTCGCCATCAACGGCAAGAATACGCATGCCCACCGGAAAATGGTCGCCGGCAACATAATCACCCACCAAAGGGTTCCTCACAGTCACATCCATCGTGAGAACAAGAAAACGCAGAGCAAAAGTTGTTTCCAAacaatggagaagaagaagaattggaaggagaaagagagagaagtgaGAAGTGAGAAGCAAGCAAGTGTTAATGTAGTGAACTGAAGTGAAGTAAGAAAATGTTACCGTTTTTATAATGTCTCGGACACTTGGAAATTGATATCAATTGATTTGATTTgctgtaaaaataaaaaagatatcGATTTATTCTTGATTGATTTCTTTTTTATAGAACTAATTTTTTGgaaagaaattgaaattgatgAAAATACTGTGTGAGACTTAATTAATGAAACTAATCTTTGATTGATTCGGTTAAGTTAGGAATATGATCTGAAAagatttttttacattttacttattgttattttaaaatattataaaataaatttagaatttgcatttactttatttatttcatatgtgaTAGTGTGATACCTGATACCATATTTCACATTTGTTTTAtagatttttgaaattagatacgtacaaaaaaaaactaagcaaattttttaaataatatgattTACTAATGAAAATCTcatcttttattttaaatgacTATTTGTTCATTTAATAAGACTAATTgatatttaaagataataaatatttttttgaagagaatataataattatttaacgACCAATCTGATAGTAACGGCCTATTGATCAACTACTACACAACATTGAAGTTTCTCTTGTAAATTTATGACAGTCAAACAGTAATGAATGAATTGCAGTACAAACAAACGCAAAATGTATTGCCTCCATCTCCCCATATATTACACTCATTTATCATTTATGCCAACCTACTACCATGGGAAAGTAAAAAGTGACAAGCAAAAATGTCAGAAAagtaataacaataacaataaattGAATCAAACTGAATGCCTCAATTTTTGACTGTAAATGCAGTGCATTTTTGGAAACTTCTACAATCGTTTCTGAAGCCAGAATCAGTTCTTGGGAGAAGTATCTGTGAATAGCTTCAAAAatttagaattgattatgatgaaagAGAATTTGATCCAAACTGTCATATTTTTAGGCCACAGCAGGCATGTCTTTGAGCCATGCATCCAGAGGCTTACCAATTGAGTACACAATGAATCCAATCTCACGCAGCTTATCTGCATCCACAACATTCCTTCCATCAAACAAAAATGCTGGTTTTCTCATATTATCATATATCCTCTGATAATCAAGGCTCTTGAACTCATCCCACTCAGTCAGAACACAAACCCCATCTGCATCCTTTGTTGCCTCATAAGCATCCCAAACCACATTCACATTCTTCTCAGTTGTGGGGCTTGTTGGCTGCAAGTGAATAGGGTGGTCCCAATCAAACTTGTTCATCCATAAATCCCTTTGAATTTGGTCCTCAGTTACCTGTGGATCATAGATGCTCAACCTTGCTTTGTCACCAAGTAACCCCTTGCACACATCAATTGCTGGCGTTTCTCTTGTATCTCCAGTGTCCTTCTTGAATGCAAATCCCAAAATTGCAATTTTTTTGGTTGCCACTGTGTTGAACATGGACGATACCACCCGGTTCACGAATCGAGCCTTCTGATAATCATTGATCTTGATGACCTGTTTCCAGTACTCTGCAACCTCTGGAAGGCCATTGCACTCACAGATGTAAACAAGGTTCAAGATATCTTTTTGGAAGCAGGATCCACCAAATCCAACACTGGCATTCAAGAACTTCGGTCCAATTCTTGTGTCAGTACCGACAGCATAGGCCACCTGTTTGACGTTTGCCCCGGTAGCCTCACAAAGCGCTGACATTGCATTGACAGATGAGATCCTCTGTGCCAAGAAGGCATTAGCAGCAAGCTTAGACAATTCAGCAGACCAAAGGTTTGTGGTTAGGATTCTCCCCTCAGGAACCCATTGGGAATAAACACTTTTCAATGTTTGAATTGCTTTCTGGCCTTCTGGGGTCTCCCTGCCTCCGATGAGAACGCGGTCCGGGTTGAAAAGATCTTGGATGGCAGTTCCCTCAGCCAGGAATTCCGGGTTTGACAGGATCTGGAATTTGATGCCCTTGCTGTTGTGGGTCAGAATTTTCTCTATAGCCTCAGCAGTTTTGACAGGGACAGTGGATTTCTCCACCACAATTTTGTCTGACTTGGAAACATCAGCAATCATGCGAGCTGCGCTCTCCCAATACGTCAAATCCGCTGCTTTGCCGGCTCCAAGACCGCGAGTTTTTGTCGGGGTGTTGACAGAGACAAACACTATGTCAGCCTCGAAGACATGTTTTTCAACCTCAGTGCTGAAGAAGAGGTTCTTGCCGCGGCATTGCTTCACCACATCATCAAGGCCTGGCTCATAGATAGGAAGCTGGTCACTGTTCCAGGCTGCAATGCGGGATTTGGAGATGTCAACAACAGCAACTTCTATAGATGGACATTTCAGTGCAATGACTGCCATTGTAGGACCCCCCACATATCCAGCACCAATGCAGCAAATCTTCACCATTTTACTTTTCTAAAGAACCTGAACATATCAATTGAAGGGGTCCATGTGAATCATTAAATACAATTACACAACAAAAGCcaattcaaaatcttctaaatCAATCAATTGCTTCATAGTACTAATGCTGCATAGTGCATACTAGTATCATgttttggatcaacttctcttttctcataatcaattcgGAAACCCAGAAGCTAGTCACAAAAAAATtctctagaattgattccgatTTAAGAATCAATCGTAGAAAGATCTTCAAACATGTactaaaggaaaaagaaaaacaattcaCAGTAATATTGATCTGAAAGTGACATGGCATTGGTGAAATAGGAATTAACTCATTTTCTTCCAAAGTCACATGGTAAGTACATCAAAAGGATAAAAGGCTAAGAAGAATCCAGATTTAACACATGTATTCAGGTTTTGATGATAAACGTATACATGACTACAATTTGACTGCTAAGAGACCAATCTCAACAAAGTATTGTCAATAGATCTAGCACTAAGTGGAGAAACACCTAATTACAGTACTAGATCCAATGCCAAAGAGCTTCAAAGCAATTAAAACCCAAGATAACACTgaaccaaagataaaagtgatTAAGTGAACAACCTTACTATACCAGGAAGGGAAAATTAGCTATAAATCTACACAGACACAAATCAGAATCAAACCCACCCATCAACAAGAATTAACTGCACTaatcaacaaataaaaaaactaatctaACTCCCAATGATCTAGCTCATAACATGATACCAGAGTAGAAAAGATTCAAAATATTGAATAAAAGACACCAAATCAATCAGGAAATGGGGTGTTACCTGCGGAGATGAGTGATCTGTTTGACTAAGAAAGAAATTAAGGAAGGAGGTATGAGAgggagagagcgagagagaaggGTCTGTGTACAAAGAGCCTGAGACAAAG from Lotus japonicus ecotype B-129 chromosome 2, LjGifu_v1.2 includes:
- the LOC130739432 gene encoding UDP-glucose 6-dehydrogenase 1-like is translated as MVKICCIGAGYVGGPTMAVIALKCPSIEVAVVDISKSRIAAWNSDQLPIYEPGLDDVVKQCRGKNLFFSTEVEKHVFEADIVFVSVNTPTKTRGLGAGKAADLTYWESAARMIADVSKSDKIVVEKSTVPVKTAEAIEKILTHNSKGIKFQILSNPEFLAEGTAIQDLFNPDRVLIGGRETPEGQKAIQTLKSVYSQWVPEGRILTTNLWSAELSKLAANAFLAQRISSVNAMSALCEATGANVKQVAYAVGTDTRIGPKFLNASVGFGGSCFQKDILNLVYICECNGLPEVAEYWKQVIKINDYQKARFVNRVVSSMFNTVATKKIAILGFAFKKDTGDTRETPAIDVCKGLLGDKARLSIYDPQVTEDQIQRDLWMNKFDWDHPIHLQPTSPTTEKNVNVVWDAYEATKDADGVCVLTEWDEFKSLDYQRIYDNMRKPAFLFDGRNVVDADKLREIGFIVYSIGKPLDAWLKDMPAVA
- the LOC130739430 gene encoding two-component response regulator ARR12-like, with protein sequence MDVTVRNPLVGDYVAGDHFPVGMRILAVDGDQACLRVLENLLRKCNYNVTTTTHSIMALEILRRNRNNFDLVITAVNKPDMDGFYLLKKLGLEMMDIPVIMLSGHNDKELVMSCVVYGACDYLLKPIRMEEMKNIWQHVVRKKMIGSDQNQAANKDKTCNVAGEGSSYGCTVSENRMSQKRKELSEDEKLKEDDEQSSRKKARLVWTTDLHSKFVAAVQQLGFDRAVPKKILKLMNVEGLSKQHVASHLQKFKLSLKNSPNPASLNMGGSSGSYPFVQPIQSANKTSNATHLSSFSENLSPLSEVNDDQLVDKSLKFCSSGSGEFSATSGVADPVQNARADEMQRQQSFWESLLNNTI